One Cylindrospermum stagnale PCC 7417 DNA segment encodes these proteins:
- the dnaN gene encoding DNA polymerase III subunit beta — MTQTAPKQRVNPAKQTKQTSAATPKTDKTEYEVSANIPEMPVGKKKKPTSLNADTPTESSNKRAKKRSAKLELNFQPLIESEMEVICSQTKFHDALSLVSCATPAKPTHPILANALIVADIETQQIYLTATDLALTIQTSFEAQVLLKGEITVPVEILFEIVKHCPNGNIYLNSQTQIAQFANDDKQTKISSLSLSDADGKYEIRGISAEEFPPTNTIDATPIPLPTTIFKDGLKGVLYAVSTDENKYILTGVHIQLAQEKLKFIGTDGHRVAITELSTQGIGRKPRKQVTSEEIMQFTLPGRVVREIARNLNDDVEFINLLYDSQSNRLGFAWQDVILSCQVVEGIYPDCEQLLAKFIFEREVILEKAPLVKALERLAVLTDKKEKGIYLQFDGNLQQLRLSIEREFGKGDQVIIAHLPAEMSLNIQFNLKYLIEAAKAIPSSGIKMHLQQSDHPAMLVPYGDRPNPELEMSMRHFLLPLYIPNS; from the coding sequence ATGACTCAAACAGCGCCAAAACAAAGGGTAAATCCTGCAAAGCAGACAAAACAAACCAGTGCAGCTACTCCTAAAACCGATAAAACTGAATATGAAGTATCAGCAAATATCCCGGAAATGCCTGTAGGTAAAAAGAAAAAGCCTACATCTCTAAATGCTGATACTCCAACTGAATCTTCAAATAAACGTGCTAAGAAACGTTCTGCCAAATTAGAGTTAAACTTCCAACCACTGATAGAGTCAGAAATGGAGGTAATCTGCTCACAAACTAAATTTCACGATGCGCTCTCTTTAGTTAGTTGTGCTACCCCAGCTAAACCTACCCATCCTATTCTTGCTAATGCTCTAATCGTTGCAGATATCGAAACACAACAGATATATCTAACTGCCACTGATTTAGCATTAACAATTCAGACCAGTTTTGAAGCTCAGGTGCTGCTTAAAGGTGAAATTACTGTGCCAGTAGAAATCCTATTTGAGATAGTCAAGCATTGCCCTAACGGTAATATCTACCTCAATAGTCAAACTCAGATTGCACAGTTTGCTAATGACGATAAGCAAACAAAAATCAGTTCCCTCAGTTTATCTGATGCCGATGGAAAATATGAAATTAGAGGCATCAGTGCTGAAGAGTTTCCACCTACTAATACAATTGATGCTACTCCGATACCTCTGCCAACAACAATTTTCAAAGATGGTTTGAAAGGAGTGCTTTATGCGGTCAGTACTGATGAAAATAAATATATCTTGACTGGAGTTCATATACAACTTGCACAGGAGAAGTTAAAGTTTATTGGTACTGATGGGCATCGAGTTGCTATTACTGAACTTTCTACCCAAGGAATTGGCAGAAAACCTCGTAAACAAGTTACATCTGAGGAAATTATGCAATTTACTCTTCCTGGTCGTGTGGTGAGAGAAATAGCGCGTAACTTAAATGACGATGTGGAATTCATTAATCTGCTGTATGATTCTCAAAGTAATCGCTTGGGTTTTGCTTGGCAAGATGTCATTCTTAGCTGTCAAGTTGTGGAAGGAATTTACCCTGATTGTGAGCAATTATTAGCTAAATTCATCTTTGAGAGAGAAGTAATTTTAGAAAAAGCACCGCTAGTCAAAGCATTGGAACGGTTAGCTGTGTTAACGGATAAGAAAGAGAAAGGAATTTACTTACAATTTGATGGAAATTTACAGCAGTTACGGTTATCCATTGAACGAGAATTTGGTAAAGGAGATCAGGTTATTATTGCTCATTTACCAGCAGAAATGTCATTGAATATCCAGTTTAATCTCAAGTATTTAATCGAAGCTGCTAAAGCAATTCCTAGCTCGGGTATCAAAATGCACTTGCAACAATCAGATCATCCTGCCATGTTAGTCCCTTATGGAGATAGACCAAATCCAGAATTGGAAATGTCTATGCGTCATTTCTTACTACCGTTGTATATTCCAAATAGTTAA
- a CDS encoding helix-turn-helix domain-containing protein, producing MKVNNSVSAISYPVSPLSQSFDATIKRYRISAKQLSGDTKVSENHISEFRRGKCDVSTTTLSKLLDGMEVLAPGSKQFFYQLVLGKENQSPASLKRSLVEVIQTADEDELLDAMAEIANRFRLLRNFSDVSPAQSLMNVNNCA from the coding sequence ATGAAAGTTAACAATTCTGTCTCGGCTATTTCTTACCCGGTGTCCCCCCTGTCCCAGTCCTTCGATGCGACGATAAAGCGGTATAGGATCAGTGCCAAACAGTTGTCTGGTGACACAAAGGTCTCAGAAAATCACATTTCCGAGTTTCGTCGGGGAAAATGTGACGTTAGTACTACCACCTTGTCAAAGTTGTTGGATGGCATGGAAGTTTTAGCTCCTGGTTCCAAACAATTCTTTTATCAACTGGTGTTAGGCAAAGAGAATCAGTCACCCGCATCCCTCAAGCGATCGCTCGTTGAAGTAATTCAGACTGCGGATGAGGATGAACTATTAGATGCAATGGCTGAAATTGCCAATCGGTTTCGTTTGCTGCGTAACTTTTCGGATGTTTCTCCTGCTCAATCTTTGATGAATGTAAATAATTGCGCGTGA
- a CDS encoding AAA family ATPase, translating to MIEATSHLLSASLTHNAWELTYQQSKALAKIHEFLQPKNLKSVFLLAGYAGTGKAQPIKTPVLTPTGWKPIGDLKAGDSVISSDGTRTKVLAIFPQGIKPVARVTFSDGSSTRCCYEHLWLTESHSERAVNRVSKYKADKKGKIYQLKPGRVKTTYEIAQSLTARKGTHKNHKIPVMQCADFESSSVPVEPYLLGCLLGDGGLTQGTPKLTTTDSEIAERCGKLVPQGIEMKSVGRELGLTYAFIGTTWKGQFRYNQLTQTLRNLGLWNKYSYEKYIPNCYLINSKKVRLELLRGLMDTDGSVSKKGYETLLATSSLQLGYDVKSLVESLGGICRIREKNTASGRLCYCLSICLPPDINPFHLSRKRDRVKPKTRYIPTRYIISAENAGEEECVCIAVEHPSHLYVTEHCIVTHNTTCVQQLIRELLVQDKRVAVTAPTNKAVGVLQRTAAENGVTGVEFFTIHQLLGLGMVTRGKEKVLDQTGPSYINLFDVVFIDECSMIGKQLWRWIENVANQSSTWTKLKIILMGDPAQLNPVNEGKSPSFQVPDKAVLTQVVRQGTGSPLLEFVTASRYAVTKSKFPFEPYANYLPDKSNGALMVKRQTLLRYACKKMSKEFAKNPDCFRILSWTNAQVDFYNQQIRTYLYGEDANRFISGERLITRDPVMAPDGKTAILSTSMEFTVLDAFVDRYNNYNAWRLKIKTDDGIVRQIYVLHEDEQTRFDQETKRLLKSAKRNPFLWKQYYRHIEQFANVRNCFALTVHNSQGSTFLEAGIDGQDLSKRLNPERGDNSNSVLAKIREFNRLYYVASSRARQRILVIR from the coding sequence ATGATAGAAGCTACTTCACATTTACTGTCAGCATCACTGACACACAACGCTTGGGAGCTTACTTATCAGCAAAGTAAAGCTCTGGCAAAAATACATGAGTTTCTGCAACCGAAAAACTTAAAAAGTGTATTTTTACTAGCAGGTTATGCAGGGACTGGGAAAGCACAACCAATAAAAACTCCAGTTCTTACCCCCACAGGTTGGAAACCAATAGGTGATTTGAAAGCAGGTGATTCAGTTATTTCCAGTGATGGTACTCGAACAAAAGTTTTAGCTATTTTTCCACAAGGCATTAAACCTGTTGCCAGAGTCACATTCAGTGATGGTAGTTCAACACGTTGTTGTTATGAACATCTTTGGCTCACAGAAAGTCATTCTGAACGTGCCGTAAATCGTGTTAGCAAATATAAAGCTGATAAAAAAGGAAAAATTTATCAGTTAAAACCAGGTCGTGTCAAAACAACATACGAAATTGCACAATCATTAACGGCAAGAAAAGGTACTCACAAAAATCATAAAATTCCGGTTATGCAATGTGCTGACTTTGAATCATCTTCTGTTCCTGTAGAGCCTTACTTATTAGGCTGTCTATTAGGAGATGGAGGATTGACCCAGGGAACACCTAAGCTAACTACAACAGACTCTGAGATTGCTGAACGATGCGGTAAATTAGTCCCCCAAGGCATAGAAATGAAATCTGTAGGAAGGGAATTAGGTTTAACATATGCATTTATCGGTACTACATGGAAAGGGCAATTTCGGTATAATCAGCTAACTCAGACATTAAGAAATTTAGGTTTGTGGAATAAGTACTCTTATGAGAAATACATTCCCAACTGCTACTTAATTAATTCTAAAAAAGTACGCTTAGAATTACTGCGTGGATTAATGGACACAGATGGTAGTGTCTCCAAGAAAGGTTATGAAACTTTGTTGGCAACGAGTTCTTTACAACTAGGATACGACGTTAAGAGTTTGGTTGAGTCATTGGGTGGTATTTGTCGCATACGGGAGAAGAATACTGCATCTGGACGGCTTTGTTACTGTTTATCAATTTGTTTACCACCAGACATTAATCCGTTTCATTTGTCCCGCAAACGTGATCGTGTAAAACCGAAAACTCGATATATTCCCACTCGATACATCATATCAGCAGAGAATGCAGGTGAGGAAGAATGTGTGTGTATTGCTGTAGAGCATCCGTCACATCTCTATGTGACAGAGCATTGCATTGTAACTCATAATACTACTTGTGTTCAGCAACTTATTCGAGAACTATTGGTTCAAGATAAGCGAGTTGCTGTCACCGCACCCACTAATAAAGCTGTAGGTGTGCTGCAACGCACGGCGGCAGAAAATGGCGTAACTGGCGTAGAATTCTTCACCATTCACCAGTTGCTAGGACTGGGTATGGTGACTAGAGGTAAAGAGAAAGTACTTGACCAGACTGGCCCCTCTTACATCAATCTATTTGATGTTGTCTTTATTGACGAATGTTCCATGATTGGTAAACAACTCTGGCGCTGGATTGAGAATGTTGCTAATCAATCATCCACCTGGACAAAGCTCAAAATTATTCTCATGGGCGACCCAGCACAGTTAAATCCAGTTAATGAAGGAAAATCCCCTAGTTTTCAAGTACCAGATAAAGCAGTATTGACTCAAGTTGTGCGTCAAGGAACTGGTAGCCCTTTGTTAGAGTTTGTCACAGCCTCTCGCTATGCAGTCACCAAGAGCAAGTTTCCTTTTGAGCCTTATGCTAATTATTTGCCTGATAAAAGTAACGGGGCGCTGATGGTTAAACGTCAAACTTTGCTGCGTTATGCCTGCAAAAAGATGTCTAAAGAATTTGCTAAAAACCCAGATTGTTTCCGAATTTTGTCCTGGACGAATGCTCAAGTTGACTTTTACAATCAGCAGATTCGGACATATTTATATGGTGAAGATGCCAATAGATTTATTTCTGGAGAGAGATTAATCACCAGAGATCCTGTGATGGCTCCTGATGGGAAAACTGCAATTCTTTCGACATCTATGGAATTTACTGTTTTAGATGCCTTTGTAGACCGTTATAACAATTATAATGCTTGGAGGTTAAAGATAAAGACAGACGACGGAATTGTGCGTCAAATCTACGTATTGCATGAAGATGAGCAAACACGATTCGACCAAGAAACCAAACGCTTACTCAAAAGTGCCAAGCGTAATCCCTTTTTGTGGAAGCAGTACTACAGACATATCGAGCAGTTTGCTAACGTCAGAAACTGCTTTGCATTAACTGTTCACAATAGCCAAGGTAGCACTTTCTTAGAGGCTGGTATTGATGGTCAAGATTTGAGTAAGCGACTTAATCCAGAACGAGGAGATAACAGTAATTCAGTCCTAGCAAAGATTAGAGAGTTTAATCGGTTGTATTATGTTGCTAGTTCGCGAGCTAGACAACGGATATTAGTTATCCGGTGA
- a CDS encoding hybrid sensor histidine kinase/response regulator: MLFNKQKYLPYGIAFFSVGVTLLVKLGLEHLTGITSSFSLWLIAISINTWYGSIISGLISVFLAALASHYFFTDPSSTLDSLEFVLFVIEGLLISALTANFQSSKQQSDTDKTEAQINLKDLLQSQRSLRQGEELYRILTQNLPNGVVFLFDRYMRFMGAEGTELQIFGLQKEEFQGKTLHEIVPSETYELIEPAYRSALLGFPVCIEIPYTNQVYLIQTFPVKDENSQILTGLAVFQNITNRKQAEAKIIQLNLALNRRVRELQTLLEVIPTGIGIAEDPECRTIRVNPALAKLLNISVDANASLTAPDDERPTNFKVYQSGRELAPEELAMQYATTHGVEILDLEIELVRNDGVIFNLLQYAAPLFDEEGKVRGCVSVFLDITQRNQAERKLQAARNQLQTVLEAVPGIVSWVSFDLRYLGVNKHLADSFNLPPEAFVGQDIGFLGGGNGFREFVQKFFAGDESEALCEFTSISTERSYLIVAQKYDQNRAAFLIGIDITEQKRVEEKLRQKTEELANINRVKDEFVAVLSHELRTPMHNLHGWAQLLLTESEMDEALKIEGLETIERNARLQVRLIDDLLDLARIQKGEMNLEIGLVDVASVIRAATDTIRLSAETKGIQILLNIDAAVPKVSGDAIRLQQVVWNLLANAIKFSPKNESVEVRLEQVESQAQITVIDRGRGIEAEFLPFVFERFSQCNASTTRSAGGLGLGLAIARYIVELHNGNITATSAGKGKGATFTVTLPIATMNAELGNDQLLPAEAVDSNQKIVQLQNICILVVDDDADARLLIQTVLQGAGADVLLAASVPEALALLEESICVASQRTSPNLLISDISMPDEDGFSLIRQVRSRSIDQGGQIPAIALTAFAGSENEQRILDAGFQLFIAKPIEPMELVDQIIEVLNI; encoded by the coding sequence ATGTTATTCAACAAACAAAAATACCTGCCCTACGGGATTGCATTTTTCAGTGTGGGAGTAACCTTGCTAGTAAAGCTGGGACTAGAGCATCTAACTGGAATCACAAGTTCTTTCAGCTTGTGGCTAATTGCTATCTCTATAAATACTTGGTACGGTAGCATCATTTCAGGATTGATATCAGTGTTTTTGGCTGCTTTAGCTAGTCATTACTTTTTTACAGACCCATCTTCTACTCTTGATAGTCTGGAATTTGTATTATTTGTTATCGAGGGTCTATTAATCAGTGCGCTAACTGCTAACTTTCAGTCAAGCAAACAGCAGTCAGATACTGATAAAACAGAAGCCCAAATCAATCTAAAAGATTTATTACAGAGTCAGCGTTCACTCCGCCAAGGTGAAGAACTATACAGAATATTAACCCAAAATCTACCTAATGGAGTAGTTTTTCTCTTTGATCGATATATGCGCTTTATGGGTGCTGAAGGCACAGAACTGCAAATCTTTGGTTTACAAAAAGAAGAGTTCCAAGGTAAAACGCTGCACGAAATTGTTCCTTCTGAGACTTACGAGCTGATTGAACCAGCTTACCGCAGTGCCTTACTTGGATTCCCAGTATGTATTGAAATCCCTTACACCAATCAGGTTTATCTAATACAAACTTTTCCAGTCAAAGATGAAAATAGCCAAATTCTGACGGGTTTGGCAGTATTCCAAAACATCACCAACCGCAAACAAGCAGAAGCCAAAATTATTCAGCTAAACCTTGCTCTAAATCGACGAGTTAGAGAACTGCAAACTTTGTTAGAAGTTATTCCAACTGGTATTGGTATTGCAGAAGATCCAGAATGCCGAACTATTCGAGTTAATCCGGCTCTTGCCAAACTGCTTAACATATCTGTTGACGCAAATGCCTCTCTTACCGCTCCTGATGATGAACGTCCGACTAACTTTAAAGTTTATCAATCAGGCAGAGAACTAGCTCCAGAAGAACTGGCTATGCAATATGCTACTACTCATGGTGTGGAAATACTGGATTTGGAAATTGAGTTGGTTCGTAATGATGGTGTCATATTTAACCTATTGCAGTATGCTGCCCCTTTATTTGATGAAGAGGGAAAAGTGCGGGGGTGTGTAAGTGTATTTCTAGACATTACCCAACGCAACCAGGCAGAAAGAAAACTGCAAGCAGCTAGAAATCAGTTGCAGACTGTGCTAGAGGCAGTACCTGGAATTGTATCTTGGGTAAGTTTTGACTTGCGCTATCTGGGTGTCAACAAGCACTTAGCTGATAGTTTTAATTTGCCTCCCGAAGCTTTTGTTGGTCAGGATATTGGGTTTTTGGGTGGTGGTAATGGGTTTCGTGAGTTCGTGCAAAAGTTCTTCGCTGGAGATGAGTCTGAAGCACTATGTGAGTTTACATCCATAAGCACAGAGCGTAGCTATTTAATCGTGGCTCAAAAATATGACCAGAACAGAGCCGCATTTTTAATCGGCATTGATATCACCGAACAAAAGCGTGTAGAAGAGAAACTGAGACAAAAGACTGAGGAACTGGCCAACATAAATCGAGTCAAGGACGAATTTGTTGCTGTTCTGTCTCATGAGTTACGTACTCCGATGCATAATCTTCACGGCTGGGCGCAACTATTGCTAACTGAATCTGAGATGGATGAAGCACTGAAAATTGAGGGACTGGAAACGATTGAGCGCAATGCCCGTCTACAAGTTCGTTTAATTGATGATTTGTTGGATTTGGCTAGGATACAGAAGGGCGAGATGAATTTGGAAATCGGACTTGTTGACGTAGCAAGTGTAATTCGGGCAGCAACAGATACTATTCGATTGTCAGCCGAAACAAAGGGCATTCAAATTCTGTTAAATATTGATGCTGCTGTACCCAAAGTTTCAGGTGATGCTATCCGCTTACAACAGGTGGTTTGGAATTTGCTTGCAAATGCAATCAAGTTTAGTCCCAAGAATGAAAGTGTAGAGGTGAGGTTGGAACAAGTTGAGTCTCAGGCTCAGATTACTGTTATTGATAGAGGGAGGGGCATAGAAGCAGAATTTTTACCATTCGTTTTTGAACGGTTTAGTCAGTGTAACGCTTCCACTACTCGTTCTGCTGGTGGATTGGGGTTAGGATTAGCGATCGCTCGTTATATTGTAGAACTCCACAATGGTAATATCACAGCAACCAGTGCAGGAAAGGGAAAAGGAGCGACATTCACGGTAACGCTACCTATAGCCACAATGAACGCGGAGTTAGGCAATGATCAACTATTACCAGCAGAAGCGGTTGATAGCAATCAGAAAATTGTCCAATTGCAGAACATATGCATTTTGGTTGTGGATGACGATGCAGATGCCCGTCTTTTAATCCAAACTGTTCTCCAGGGTGCAGGGGCAGATGTATTATTAGCAGCATCAGTTCCAGAAGCACTGGCACTTTTAGAAGAAAGTATTTGTGTAGCGAGCCAGAGGACATCGCCTAATCTACTGATTAGCGATATTAGTATGCCAGATGAGGATGGCTTTAGCTTGATTCGTCAGGTTCGCTCCCGTAGCATAGACCAAGGGGGACAAATTCCGGCGATCGCTCTTACGGCTTTTGCTGGCTCTGAAAATGAGCAACGGATTTTAGACGCAGGGTTCCAACTTTTTATTGCCAAGCCGATTGAGCCAATGGAACTCGTGGATCAGATAATTGAGGTGTTGAATATATGA
- a CDS encoding ParB/RepB/Spo0J family partition protein: MPKPDISNAFATAGQSQKIHHLTQRVEELESEITHLRAVEIGSEEKIALELRIQELVAEVANKQGVEEVAINLIDRNPRQPRQTFTKASIQGMAELLKTQGQHTPIILIPLSNGRYLLFDGERRWRAAHLLGWKALKAVFIAAGIEVDDRKLHRQALSTTLHREDLNALDLAESLIQQIIYDYPDLEDQKDAIPRLLNAAMSRLERNRKNLELADIRLASKEAQQEWIETVGFKSPEEENIFEVILELQLNPTSIDTNIFPLLKVSQDLKNAIRDEGLEGSKARELNKLSAEQLNIDEAQSLEIRVQLTRRVIQEKLSLSRIKVLVKDILKQYKSSDTSTDQKKKMGQTVKTIQSINFEGIKHNQLEEIRQALEEKLQEIDQIMTNNVVGE; encoded by the coding sequence ATGCCAAAACCAGATATTTCTAATGCGTTTGCAACCGCAGGACAGTCACAAAAGATTCACCATTTAACTCAGCGAGTTGAGGAACTAGAATCGGAAATTACTCACCTTCGAGCAGTAGAAATCGGGAGCGAAGAAAAAATTGCTCTGGAACTACGGATTCAGGAGTTAGTTGCAGAAGTAGCTAACAAGCAAGGAGTTGAAGAAGTTGCCATTAACCTGATTGACCGTAATCCTCGTCAACCTCGACAGACTTTTACCAAAGCCAGTATTCAGGGAATGGCAGAACTTCTGAAAACTCAAGGCCAGCATACACCAATTATTTTAATTCCTTTATCTAATGGTAGATACTTGCTGTTTGATGGGGAAAGGCGGTGGCGAGCGGCACATCTATTGGGGTGGAAGGCTTTAAAAGCCGTGTTTATAGCTGCTGGTATTGAGGTAGATGACAGAAAACTTCACAGACAAGCCCTCTCAACTACTCTACATCGGGAGGATCTGAATGCCCTCGATTTGGCAGAGTCTTTAATTCAACAAATCATCTATGACTATCCAGACTTAGAGGATCAAAAAGATGCGATACCCCGGCTCCTCAATGCGGCTATGAGTCGATTAGAGCGTAACCGCAAAAATTTGGAACTGGCGGATATTCGATTAGCCTCCAAGGAAGCGCAACAGGAGTGGATAGAGACAGTAGGGTTTAAAAGTCCTGAAGAAGAAAATATCTTTGAGGTAATCCTAGAATTGCAGCTTAACCCCACTTCTATTGATACTAATATTTTTCCTCTACTCAAGGTTTCACAGGATCTCAAAAATGCTATTCGGGATGAGGGACTGGAAGGTAGTAAGGCGCGAGAATTAAATAAGTTGTCTGCTGAACAATTAAATATTGATGAAGCGCAATCTCTGGAAATTAGAGTCCAGCTAACTCGAAGAGTTATTCAAGAGAAGCTTTCATTAAGCCGAATAAAAGTACTGGTCAAAGATATTTTGAAGCAGTATAAATCTTCTGACACTTCAACTGACCAGAAAAAAAAGATGGGACAAACAGTTAAAACCATACAATCCATCAATTTTGAGGGAATTAAGCATAATCAACTTGAAGAAATTCGCCAAGCTCTGGAAGAAAAGCTACAAGAAATTGACCAGATAATGACTAATAATGTTGTTGGCGAGTAA
- a CDS encoding ParA family protein: protein MKKKAVKRKIRLDIKSNAGGTGKTTLVTHLAYMLGAKGYSVTVIELDPLGSLKIFTGAFSKNQDPPPEQTLAAVLRDDFKGDYPLFPIWDNKVKNVNVILGGAPLEESIQKVYSHSRKYYLLQDRLQDYPIESDIIILDNPGGLEPMGMLALAAATHILVVMQLEYKALYGSASLINWFYDKINELRLRPEPEILGFVPSQVNVKKVAAHRNIGAEMPNQLQEIGISCFPPIRESNQFINASGVGLPIHLFAPTCEAIKDFNPIVAKIIELMNQD from the coding sequence ATGAAAAAGAAAGCGGTCAAAAGAAAAATTCGATTAGATATTAAGTCTAATGCTGGTGGAACGGGTAAAACGACCTTAGTAACTCATCTAGCATATATGCTGGGGGCCAAAGGTTATTCAGTCACGGTCATTGAACTAGATCCACTAGGTTCACTGAAAATCTTCACTGGAGCCTTTTCAAAAAATCAAGATCCTCCTCCTGAACAAACCCTAGCAGCCGTTCTGAGAGATGACTTTAAAGGAGATTATCCCCTTTTCCCCATTTGGGATAACAAAGTCAAGAACGTCAACGTCATTTTAGGTGGCGCTCCCCTAGAAGAAAGTATTCAGAAAGTTTACTCACATTCTAGAAAATACTATTTACTTCAAGACCGTTTACAAGATTATCCCATTGAATCTGACATTATTATTCTGGATAACCCAGGTGGTTTGGAACCAATGGGTATGCTAGCTTTAGCCGCAGCCACCCATATCTTAGTAGTAATGCAGCTGGAATACAAGGCTCTATATGGGTCAGCCAGTTTAATTAATTGGTTCTATGACAAAATTAACGAATTGCGACTACGACCAGAACCAGAAATTTTAGGATTTGTACCATCACAAGTAAACGTGAAAAAAGTAGCCGCTCACCGGAATATAGGAGCAGAAATGCCCAATCAATTGCAAGAGATTGGGATTTCGTGCTTCCCTCCAATCCGTGAATCAAACCAATTTATTAATGCTAGTGGAGTAGGGCTTCCCATTCATCTGTTTGCACCTACTTGTGAAGCCATTAAAGACTTCAATCCCATTGTTGCCAAAATTATTGAGTTAATGAATCAAGACTAA
- a CDS encoding TrbI/VirB10 family protein, whose product MTNSNQNHEFDYLNENSAESLPESNTTNGNHRSTQATVVADEDISPEEEQLLAGYNPTASQLISEEYRLKQDAEKAVERPLAEKPSVRLGSVVALVGIVIASGSLLWFGFLQPKPPTKQAVKTTNPSPTTETALDESAELKSRLAFQDQQQQLKVEPVAAKSPTPTLQNQPKPTPSSPRAAPQTFAPRTAVASRITPITPVRISQPTPPSVRYNSPIPVRGFQPAPPSVRYNSPTSVNYKASPPIRQPESNVDPYQQWNQLASLGQLQIGNYQAGETQEEFAVKTQTPTDSKPTASASITTPQDPGIQTVLIGSKSSDSKTNNLTPGMLGILNRTPVAPADLNASLANFNAGGIKEVSLGTSTKGRLIMPMIWDEGGNNPNDRFAVELTKPLKATDGTVALPAGTVLVARTAAVGKKNNLVSASAIAVIYPDSQGTVKQETIPAETLLIRGRDKRPLIAQKLNDVGSDIAQQDLLVGLLSSLVRVGSIVNQPRTQSSTVVSSGTFNQSTVSSNSNPQIWAAALEGFFSPVSERLSRRSDQAVQELLQRPNIQFLPEGTEVSVVVNNFLKVER is encoded by the coding sequence ATGACCAATTCAAATCAAAACCATGAATTCGACTACCTGAACGAAAATTCTGCTGAGTCTTTGCCGGAATCCAATACTACTAACGGCAATCATCGTTCTACCCAAGCCACTGTAGTTGCTGATGAGGATATCAGTCCTGAAGAGGAGCAGTTGCTGGCAGGTTATAACCCTACTGCAAGTCAGCTTATTTCCGAAGAATATCGCTTGAAACAAGATGCAGAAAAAGCGGTAGAGCGACCATTAGCAGAGAAACCTAGTGTCCGTCTTGGGTCAGTAGTTGCTTTGGTGGGAATCGTTATTGCATCTGGCTCACTGCTCTGGTTTGGATTTCTTCAACCCAAACCTCCTACCAAACAAGCAGTGAAAACTACTAATCCCTCTCCAACTACCGAAACAGCTTTAGACGAATCTGCGGAACTGAAAAGCAGATTAGCGTTTCAAGACCAACAGCAACAACTGAAAGTAGAACCTGTTGCGGCTAAATCCCCGACTCCAACCCTACAAAATCAGCCCAAACCAACGCCATCTTCTCCTCGTGCAGCACCTCAGACTTTTGCACCGCGCACAGCTGTTGCATCACGCATAACACCAATAACTCCTGTAAGAATTTCTCAACCTACACCCCCGTCTGTACGGTATAACTCTCCAATTCCTGTAAGAGGTTTTCAACCTGCACCCCCGTCCGTGCGGTATAACTCTCCAACTTCTGTAAACTATAAAGCTTCACCACCAATACGACAGCCTGAAAGTAATGTCGATCCTTACCAGCAGTGGAATCAACTAGCTAGCTTGGGACAATTGCAAATCGGTAATTATCAAGCCGGTGAAACTCAAGAAGAATTTGCAGTAAAGACTCAAACTCCAACAGACTCAAAACCAACAGCTAGCGCATCCATTACCACTCCCCAAGACCCTGGTATTCAAACAGTTTTAATTGGCTCTAAAAGCTCTGACAGTAAAACTAATAACCTGACTCCAGGAATGCTAGGTATCCTTAACCGCACCCCTGTAGCTCCAGCTGATCTCAATGCAAGTCTAGCCAATTTCAATGCAGGGGGAATTAAAGAGGTATCACTGGGTACATCAACCAAGGGGAGACTTATTATGCCGATGATTTGGGATGAAGGAGGCAATAATCCCAATGACCGCTTTGCTGTGGAGTTAACTAAACCTCTAAAAGCAACAGATGGAACGGTGGCGCTCCCGGCTGGTACTGTTTTAGTGGCGAGAACCGCTGCGGTAGGTAAAAAAAATAATTTGGTATCTGCTAGTGCGATCGCTGTAATTTACCCTGATTCCCAAGGCACAGTCAAACAGGAAACCATTCCGGCTGAGACTCTGTTAATTCGTGGTCGAGATAAGCGACCATTAATTGCTCAAAAGCTAAATGATGTGGGTTCAGATATTGCCCAACAAGATTTATTAGTAGGATTGCTTAGTAGTTTGGTTCGTGTGGGCAGCATAGTGAATCAACCCCGCACTCAATCTAGCACTGTTGTCTCCAGTGGTACTTTTAACCAAAGTACTGTTTCTAGCAATTCTAATCCTCAAATTTGGGCAGCTGCGTTGGAAGGGTTTTTTAGTCCAGTCAGTGAACGTCTGTCTAGGCGTTCTGACCAAGCAGTGCAGGAATTACTACAACGTCCCAATATCCAGTTTTTACCTGAAGGGACAGAAGTCTCCGTTGTCGTCAATAATTTTTTGAAAGTTGAACGATGA